A DNA window from Pirellulales bacterium contains the following coding sequences:
- a CDS encoding flagellar protein FliS produces the protein MTLHRQTVPNAGQYLESRVTTASSADLQLMLLDGALRFARKAQSLWDDPAHAGEVHQLLLRVVDVMEAATMGVAESTDPIAQRLEEQYAFLFREFAAVSMGYDRAQFDRAVELLAFERETWRLACEKAKGTSAESAGAEPAAPAVVEAPPRRRPLAPPIDATLPSGGFSMQV, from the coding sequence ATGACTCTCCACCGTCAGACCGTCCCGAACGCAGGCCAGTACCTGGAGTCGCGGGTCACGACCGCTTCGTCCGCCGATTTGCAGTTGATGCTGTTGGACGGCGCCCTGCGGTTCGCCCGCAAGGCGCAATCGTTGTGGGACGATCCGGCGCACGCGGGCGAGGTGCACCAGTTGCTGCTGCGCGTCGTCGACGTGATGGAAGCGGCCACGATGGGAGTCGCCGAGTCGACCGACCCAATCGCTCAGCGGTTGGAAGAGCAGTACGCGTTCCTGTTCCGCGAATTCGCCGCGGTGAGCATGGGATACGACCGAGCCCAATTCGATCGGGCCGTCGAGCTGTTGGCGTTCGAACGCGAGACCTGGCGCCTGGCGTGCGAAAAGGCCAAAGGAACGTCGGCCGAGTCTGCCGGGGCGGAGCCCGCCGCTCCGGCGGTCGTCGAGGCGCCCCCGCGTCGCCGACCCTTGGCTCCGCCGATCGACGCAACGCTTCCCAGCGGCGGCTTCTCGATGCAGGTTTGA
- a CDS encoding ABC transporter substrate-binding protein, giving the protein MSAAVAAKKLIRVGHSPDPDDAFMFHALANDCLDTGAYEFVHELVDIETLNRRAFAGELELTAVSIHAYAFLQDKYALCSCGASMGDGYGPMVVARDAATLDDVRTRVIAVPGTLTSAFLALRLCLGADFRYVVVPFDEIIPAVVAGEHQGNKIDAGLIIHEGQLTYGDQNLHLVVDLGKWWGERNDGLPLPLGANAIRKDLGPEAISEVQRLLYESIKYGLDHRADALAHAMKYGRDLDDAKTDTFVGMYVNDWTLDFGERGREAVRRFLEQGHEAGVLPTLIVPEFVPLG; this is encoded by the coding sequence ATGTCAGCCGCCGTTGCCGCGAAGAAGCTCATCCGCGTGGGGCACAGTCCCGATCCCGACGACGCGTTCATGTTTCACGCTTTGGCGAACGATTGCCTTGACACGGGGGCATACGAGTTCGTGCACGAGCTGGTCGATATCGAAACGCTCAATCGCCGGGCCTTCGCCGGCGAGTTGGAACTGACCGCGGTCAGCATCCACGCTTACGCCTTTCTGCAGGACAAGTACGCCCTCTGCAGTTGCGGGGCGAGCATGGGGGACGGATACGGCCCGATGGTCGTCGCCCGCGACGCCGCAACGCTGGACGACGTACGGACCCGCGTGATCGCCGTTCCGGGGACGCTCACCAGCGCGTTTCTGGCCTTGCGGCTCTGCCTGGGAGCCGACTTTCGGTACGTCGTCGTGCCGTTCGACGAGATCATTCCCGCGGTCGTCGCCGGCGAGCACCAGGGGAACAAGATCGACGCGGGGCTCATCATTCACGAGGGGCAGCTCACCTACGGCGATCAGAACCTTCACCTTGTCGTCGACCTTGGAAAGTGGTGGGGCGAGCGGAACGACGGCTTGCCGTTGCCGCTGGGCGCCAATGCGATCCGCAAGGATCTGGGGCCCGAGGCGATCTCCGAAGTCCAGCGGCTGCTGTACGAGAGCATCAAGTACGGTCTCGACCACCGGGCCGACGCCCTGGCCCACGCCATGAAGTACGGTCGCGATCTCGACGATGCGAAGACCGACACGTTCGTCGGCATGTACGTCAACGACTGGACGCTCGACTTCGGCGAGCGGGGGCGCGAGGCGGTGCGACGATTTCTTGAGCAGGGGCACGAAGCGGGCGTGCTGCCGACGCTCATCGTGCCGGAATTCGTGCCGCTGGGTTAG
- the purQ gene encoding phosphoribosylformylglycinamidine synthase I: MASPRVLVLRAPGTNCDAETAYAFERAGGAPTVVHLGRWLQSPRLAEEFQILCLPGGFSYGDDVAAGRIYGNQLRHHLAESLAAFREAGKLILGICNGFQILIKSGLLDVDDAAGPTATLAWNESHRYQDRWVRLKNTSPKCLFLAGIDTAELPIAHAEGRFLVRDDATLARLEAAGQLALRYVAGDQTASGDCSARPYNPNGATADVAGVCDASGRVFGLMPHPERFIDRTQHPQWTRKPELSEGAGLRIFKNAVACFA; encoded by the coding sequence ATGGCCTCACCTCGCGTGCTTGTCCTTCGCGCCCCCGGCACCAATTGCGATGCCGAAACCGCCTACGCCTTCGAGCGCGCCGGCGGCGCACCGACGGTCGTCCACCTGGGGCGCTGGCTCCAGTCGCCGCGGCTGGCCGAGGAGTTCCAGATCCTGTGCTTGCCGGGGGGGTTCAGCTACGGCGACGACGTCGCCGCAGGCCGCATCTACGGCAACCAGCTACGCCATCACCTCGCCGAGTCGCTCGCCGCGTTTCGCGAGGCGGGGAAATTGATCCTCGGCATTTGCAACGGATTTCAGATCCTGATCAAGAGCGGCCTGTTGGACGTCGACGACGCCGCAGGCCCGACCGCGACGCTCGCCTGGAATGAATCGCATCGCTACCAGGACCGCTGGGTGCGGCTCAAGAACACGAGCCCGAAATGCTTGTTCCTCGCCGGCATCGACACGGCGGAACTGCCGATCGCTCACGCCGAAGGGCGGTTCCTCGTCCGCGACGACGCGACGCTCGCACGACTCGAAGCGGCGGGGCAGCTCGCGCTTCGGTACGTTGCGGGAGACCAGACCGCGAGCGGTGACTGCAGCGCGCGACCGTACAATCCCAACGGCGCGACCGCCGACGTCGCAGGCGTGTGCGACGCCTCCGGCCGCGTCTTCGGTCTGATGCCCCACCCGGAACGCTTCATCGACCGCACGCAGCACCCGCAGTGGACGCGCAAGCCGGAATTGAGCGAAGGCGCCGGCCTGAGAATCTTCAAGAACGCAGTGGCTTGCTTCGCCTAA
- the purL gene encoding phosphoribosylformylglycinamidine synthase subunit PurL: MLWEIDLHGRAGERDGAAAAVAADAAALGLANELRVAACHGYLVQGPKLDEAAARKLARELFADAVAEVSVVAPIGHADLVAPPARLAAGGLDEPVLLVQVLLKPGVMDPVAQTAETAARDLGVEVDAVRTLRKYWFAGVDRPNVERIAAKVLANDAIERSVVGPLPFERLESGSEYRFELQHVPLAGLDDEGLLRLSREGQLYLQLAEMHTIQRCFDELGRDPTDVELETLAQTWSEHCSHKTLAGRIAYRDEHGERRFDNMLKETIFAATQELRRRWGDDDWCVSVFKDNAGIVRFDDQHNICFKVETHNHPSALEPYGGANTGLGGVIRDTLGTGLGAKPIANTDVFCFAPPETAADTLPPGVLHPQLVMRGVVEGVRDYGNRMGIPTVNGAVYFDERYLGNPLVYCGSVGLIPRDKSFKQPQPHDLIVALGGRTGRDGIHGATFSSAELTHESESLSGGAVQIGNAIEEKKVLDVVLAARDRGLFTAITDCGAGGFSSAVGEMGEEIGAEVWLDKAPLKYAGLSYTEIWISEAQERMVLSVPEERWQALHDLCAAEGVEATVIGRFEPTGRLVLKYHDAVVGDLAMDLLHNGRPPVVRQAAYEPQATQPFRAPSDVDFTLSLRLILGSLNVASKEGIIRQYDHEVQGGSAIKPLVGVCEDGPGDAAVVRPVLGSPRGVVISCGMNPRYGEFDTYHMAASAIDEAIRNCVAVGADPRRIAVLDNFCWGDCEKNDTLGSLVRAALACHDLSLVLETPFISGKDSLNNEFSYVGDDGRKRTIAIPPSLLISAMGQVADVAKCVTMDLKAPGNLLFVVGVTSEELGGSHYALVNQSTGGDVPKVNPERAKATFAAIHAAIDVGLVAACHDLSEGGLAAALAEMAFAGGLGASVDAAALVVEGTVTPTGRLFSESNTRFLCEVAAADAPRFAELSAGVPHARIGVVSGDDRLRIALGEDLLVDAELGELKRAWQSAALA; this comes from the coding sequence ATGCTTTGGGAGATTGACCTGCACGGCCGGGCCGGCGAGCGCGACGGGGCCGCGGCCGCGGTCGCCGCCGACGCCGCGGCGCTGGGATTGGCAAACGAGCTGCGCGTCGCCGCGTGTCACGGGTATCTCGTGCAAGGCCCGAAATTGGATGAGGCGGCCGCCCGCAAACTGGCGCGGGAACTGTTCGCCGACGCGGTGGCCGAGGTATCGGTCGTCGCGCCGATCGGGCATGCGGATCTGGTCGCTCCCCCGGCGCGGCTGGCCGCCGGCGGGTTGGACGAGCCCGTGCTGCTCGTCCAAGTGCTGCTCAAGCCGGGCGTCATGGACCCTGTCGCCCAGACCGCCGAGACCGCGGCCCGCGACCTGGGAGTCGAGGTCGACGCGGTCCGCACCCTCCGCAAGTACTGGTTCGCCGGAGTCGATCGGCCGAACGTCGAGCGAATCGCGGCCAAGGTGCTGGCCAACGACGCGATCGAGCGATCCGTCGTCGGGCCGCTCCCCTTCGAGCGGCTCGAGTCGGGGAGCGAATACCGCTTCGAGCTGCAGCACGTCCCGCTGGCGGGGCTCGACGACGAGGGGCTCCTGCGGCTCTCCCGCGAAGGACAGCTCTACCTGCAGCTCGCCGAGATGCATACGATCCAGCGCTGCTTCGACGAGTTGGGCCGCGACCCCACCGACGTCGAGTTGGAGACGCTCGCCCAGACCTGGAGCGAACACTGCAGCCACAAGACGCTCGCCGGGCGGATCGCCTATCGGGACGAGCATGGCGAGCGGCGATTCGACAACATGCTCAAGGAGACGATCTTCGCCGCCACCCAGGAGCTGCGCCGCCGCTGGGGAGACGACGACTGGTGCGTCAGCGTGTTCAAGGACAACGCCGGCATCGTGCGATTCGACGACCAGCACAACATTTGCTTCAAAGTCGAGACCCACAACCACCCGTCGGCCCTGGAACCGTACGGCGGCGCCAACACGGGGCTGGGAGGGGTCATCCGCGACACGCTCGGCACAGGGTTGGGCGCCAAGCCGATTGCCAACACCGACGTCTTTTGCTTCGCTCCCCCCGAGACCGCGGCCGACACGCTTCCCCCCGGGGTGCTCCACCCGCAACTCGTCATGCGCGGAGTCGTCGAGGGGGTCCGCGACTACGGCAACCGGATGGGAATCCCCACCGTCAACGGCGCCGTGTACTTCGACGAGCGGTACCTGGGCAACCCGCTGGTCTACTGCGGCAGCGTCGGACTCATCCCGCGCGACAAGTCGTTCAAGCAGCCGCAGCCGCACGACCTGATCGTCGCTCTCGGCGGCCGCACCGGGCGCGACGGCATCCACGGGGCCACGTTCTCCAGCGCCGAGCTGACCCACGAGAGCGAGTCCCTCTCCGGCGGAGCCGTGCAGATCGGCAACGCGATCGAGGAAAAGAAGGTGCTCGACGTCGTGCTCGCGGCCCGCGATCGGGGGCTGTTCACCGCGATCACCGACTGCGGCGCCGGCGGGTTTTCCAGCGCCGTCGGCGAGATGGGCGAGGAGATCGGCGCCGAGGTGTGGCTCGACAAGGCCCCGCTCAAGTACGCCGGGCTCTCCTACACCGAAATTTGGATCAGCGAGGCCCAGGAGCGAATGGTCCTGAGCGTCCCCGAGGAGCGCTGGCAGGCGCTGCACGACTTGTGCGCCGCCGAGGGGGTCGAGGCGACGGTCATCGGACGGTTCGAGCCGACGGGGCGCCTCGTGCTCAAATATCACGACGCGGTCGTCGGCGATCTGGCCATGGACCTGCTTCACAACGGCCGGCCGCCGGTCGTCCGCCAAGCGGCGTACGAACCGCAAGCGACGCAGCCGTTCCGTGCGCCGAGCGACGTCGATTTCACTTTGTCGCTGCGCTTGATCCTCGGCTCGCTTAACGTCGCCAGCAAAGAAGGGATCATTCGCCAATACGACCACGAAGTGCAGGGGGGCAGCGCAATCAAACCGCTGGTGGGCGTTTGCGAGGACGGCCCCGGCGACGCGGCGGTCGTTCGTCCCGTGCTCGGGTCGCCCCGCGGCGTCGTGATCTCCTGCGGCATGAATCCCCGCTACGGCGAGTTCGACACGTACCACATGGCCGCCAGCGCCATCGACGAAGCAATCCGCAACTGCGTCGCGGTCGGCGCCGATCCCCGGCGAATCGCGGTGCTCGACAACTTCTGCTGGGGCGATTGCGAAAAGAACGACACGCTAGGATCGCTTGTCCGGGCGGCACTCGCCTGTCACGACCTGTCGCTCGTGCTGGAAACCCCGTTCATCAGCGGCAAGGACAGCCTCAACAACGAATTCAGCTATGTCGGCGACGATGGCCGGAAGCGCACGATCGCGATCCCGCCGTCGCTGCTGATCAGCGCCATGGGCCAGGTCGCCGACGTCGCGAAGTGCGTCACGATGGATCTCAAGGCGCCGGGCAATCTGCTCTTCGTCGTCGGCGTGACGAGCGAAGAGCTGGGCGGGTCGCATTACGCTCTGGTCAATCAGTCGACCGGCGGCGACGTGCCGAAAGTGAACCCCGAGCGGGCCAAAGCGACGTTCGCGGCGATCCATGCCGCGATCGACGTGGGGCTGGTCGCCGCGTGCCACGACTTGAGCGAAGGGGGGCTCGCCGCAGCGCTCGCGGAGATGGCCTTCGCCGGCGGCCTCGGGGCCTCGGTCGACGCGGCCGCGCTCGTGGTCGAGGGAACCGTTACGCCGACCGGGCGATTGTTCAGCGAATCGAACACCCGTTTCCTCTGCGAGGTCGCGGCCGCCGACGCGCCTCGGTTCGCCGAATTGTCGGCCGGCGTGCCGCATGCCCGGATCGGCGTCGTGAGCGGCGACGACCGGCTGCGAATCGCGCTGGGCGAGGACCTGCTCGTCGATGCGGAACTCGGCGAGTTGAAGCGTGCCTGGCAGTCGGCGGCGTTGGCATGA
- a CDS encoding prephenate dehydrogenase/arogenate dehydrogenase family protein: MPLFHRVAIVGVGLIGGSIGLAARGRGVAGEVIGVGRRQGSLDKALDRGALDRATTRFVEGVAEADLVIVATPVDGIVDALRSAAFFAPKALMTDAGSTKAAICRELREPVSADLPQLRPGPNRFVGSHPLAGDHRTGPEFARADLFEGRTVVVTPEDDTAPALVERIAEFWEALGADVVRLSPHDHDQAVAATSHLPHLVASALAAATPEDWLQLAATGWGDTTRVAAGDANLWTQIFTQNRAAVLDALRRFEHRLESIARAIDADDRPALTEQLQDAKRIRDALGD; the protein is encoded by the coding sequence ATGCCTCTGTTCCACCGAGTGGCGATTGTCGGCGTCGGCCTCATCGGAGGGTCGATCGGGTTGGCCGCGCGCGGCCGGGGCGTCGCCGGCGAAGTGATCGGCGTCGGCCGGCGGCAGGGGTCGCTCGACAAGGCCCTCGACCGCGGGGCGCTCGACCGGGCGACGACCCGCTTCGTCGAGGGGGTCGCCGAGGCGGACCTGGTGATCGTCGCCACCCCGGTCGACGGCATCGTCGACGCCTTGCGATCCGCCGCTTTCTTCGCCCCCAAGGCCCTGATGACCGACGCGGGGAGCACCAAGGCGGCGATTTGCCGTGAGTTGCGCGAGCCCGTTTCCGCCGACTTGCCCCAGCTTCGCCCCGGGCCGAACCGGTTCGTGGGGAGCCACCCCCTGGCGGGGGATCACCGGACGGGGCCGGAGTTCGCACGGGCTGATTTGTTCGAGGGCCGAACCGTGGTGGTCACCCCGGAGGACGACACCGCCCCGGCGCTGGTCGAGCGGATCGCCGAGTTCTGGGAAGCTCTCGGAGCGGACGTCGTCCGGCTCTCCCCCCACGACCACGATCAGGCGGTCGCGGCGACGAGCCACTTGCCGCACCTCGTGGCCTCCGCGCTCGCCGCGGCCACGCCGGAGGATTGGCTGCAACTGGCCGCGACCGGCTGGGGCGACACGACCCGCGTCGCTGCCGGGGACGCAAACCTGTGGACGCAAATCTTCACTCAAAACCGGGCGGCGGTGCTCGATGCGCTGCGGCGGTTCGAGCACCGGCTCGAATCGATCGCCCGCGCAATCGACGCCGACGATCGACCGGCCCTCACTGAACAACTGCAAGACGCTAAACGGATCCGCGATGCTTTGGGAGATTGA
- a CDS encoding DUF1573 domain-containing protein, whose protein sequence is MVRTLSFSTWVLSLATLLGLPPAVVSAQEWAEKMFGAREHDFGSVARGADTEYRFEITNIYKQDMNVVGVRSSCGCTSPSLENAKGEAVQQMTLKTYEKGYVVAKFNTRTHLGMKGATLTVTFGSPYIAEVQVRVHGNIRSDVVFTPGAVEFGEVDEGAAHEARVNVTYAGRSDWAITDVLNDNDNFEVELNQVERTGGRVTYNLLVRLRPEAEAGYVKDQLTVVTNDAVVSNQRIPLYVSGHVRPEFSVKPEMLVLGDMPPGTEVTKKIVVRGREPFKILDVSCGDECFAFQTDSQSKTVHLVDVTFRAGDAPAKFSTPITIVTDRGENRGPRFTATANVVAPAPVSPAPVDDDAVEPAARISAAR, encoded by the coding sequence GTGGTCCGCACGCTCAGTTTTTCGACATGGGTCCTGAGTCTGGCGACGCTGCTGGGATTGCCGCCGGCGGTCGTTTCCGCCCAAGAATGGGCCGAGAAAATGTTCGGAGCCCGCGAGCACGACTTCGGTTCGGTCGCCCGCGGCGCCGACACCGAGTACCGGTTCGAGATCACGAACATCTATAAGCAGGACATGAACGTCGTGGGCGTGCGGTCGAGTTGCGGCTGCACGAGCCCGTCGCTGGAAAACGCCAAGGGCGAGGCGGTCCAGCAAATGACCCTCAAGACCTACGAGAAGGGCTACGTCGTCGCCAAGTTCAACACCCGGACCCACCTGGGGATGAAGGGGGCGACATTGACCGTCACGTTCGGCTCGCCCTACATCGCCGAGGTCCAGGTCCGCGTTCACGGGAACATCCGCAGCGACGTGGTCTTCACGCCCGGCGCCGTCGAGTTCGGCGAGGTCGACGAAGGGGCCGCCCACGAGGCCCGCGTCAACGTGACTTACGCCGGTCGTTCCGATTGGGCGATCACCGACGTCCTGAACGACAACGACAATTTCGAGGTCGAGCTCAATCAGGTTGAACGGACCGGCGGGCGCGTGACCTACAACCTGCTGGTCCGGCTGCGGCCGGAGGCGGAGGCGGGCTACGTCAAGGATCAGCTCACCGTCGTCACGAACGACGCCGTTGTCAGCAATCAGCGGATTCCGCTCTACGTCAGCGGACACGTTCGGCCCGAGTTCTCCGTGAAGCCGGAGATGCTCGTCTTGGGCGACATGCCGCCGGGGACCGAGGTAACCAAGAAGATCGTCGTCCGCGGGCGCGAGCCGTTTAAGATTCTCGACGTTTCCTGCGGCGACGAGTGCTTCGCCTTCCAGACCGACAGCCAATCGAAGACCGTCCATCTGGTCGACGTTACGTTCCGCGCCGGGGACGCCCCGGCGAAGTTTTCGACCCCCATCACGATCGTCACCGATCGGGGCGAAAATCGCGGCCCGAGGTTCACCGCCACCGCCAATGTCGTCGCCCCGGCGCCGGTGTCGCCGGCTCCCGTCGACGACGACGCGGTCGAGCCCGCGGCCCGCATCTCCGCCGCCCGATAA
- a CDS encoding DUF1080 domain-containing protein, with the protein MRSSVLGFAAAGVMCAAATASALEFVPLFDGKSIDGWIKRGGKAEYRIEEGAIVGVSQTNTENTFLCTPRDYADFVLEVEVKVDAGLNSGIQIRSLCKDEPQEFAATDAKGKPIQVKIPAKRVHGYQVEIDPSERAYSGGIYDEARRGWLFDLPGDEHKAARGAFKVGQWNKYRIECRGSSIKTWINGVPVADLSDEMTPAGFIGLQVHSIGGDEKLAGKEVRWRNLRIAEIKAEE; encoded by the coding sequence ATGCGGTCTTCGGTTCTCGGTTTTGCGGCGGCAGGGGTCATGTGCGCGGCGGCGACCGCTTCGGCCCTTGAGTTCGTCCCCCTGTTCGACGGCAAGTCGATCGACGGCTGGATCAAGCGGGGCGGCAAGGCCGAGTATCGCATCGAGGAGGGCGCCATCGTCGGCGTCTCGCAGACGAACACCGAGAATACGTTCCTCTGCACCCCCCGCGACTACGCCGACTTCGTCCTTGAGGTCGAGGTGAAGGTCGACGCCGGGCTCAATTCCGGCATTCAGATTCGCAGTCTGTGCAAGGACGAACCGCAGGAGTTCGCAGCGACCGACGCCAAAGGCAAGCCGATCCAGGTCAAGATTCCGGCCAAGCGAGTGCACGGCTATCAGGTTGAGATCGATCCCTCGGAGCGGGCTTACTCGGGGGGCATTTACGACGAGGCCCGTCGCGGGTGGCTCTTCGATCTCCCGGGGGACGAACACAAAGCGGCTCGCGGGGCCTTCAAGGTCGGCCAATGGAACAAGTACCGCATCGAGTGCCGCGGTTCTTCGATCAAGACCTGGATCAACGGCGTCCCGGTCGCCGACCTTTCGGACGAGATGACTCCTGCGGGCTTCATCGGGCTGCAAGTCCACTCGATCGGCGGCGACGAGAAGCTCGCCGGCAAAGAAGTCCGGTGGCGCAACCTGCGGATCGCGGAAATCAAGGCGGAGGAATAA
- a CDS encoding TolC family protein, which yields MSVPQNAVIPILLAAAIVTGCKCPNGGCVPATPTIPCRQELGFADGEPPELARLVPECATETCIVTPLPTPSETYMVLAPDECQCTAAANCNTANMIELERHWAKVIIECDSKYVARNQCLFRDLLSLHAIDLRNKAAADALTAYYQLAGLEAQSFFLDRAIDESRTSLERAEEIEKSGLPISVNRGDVAASYYDLLDRRVQLQLQRLQLNGQVKKLVGCPVEEQPFVWPRIDWRPDLTPRDPADDVAEGLATRYDLRGLYLLHCNLERRTLRVARGVLQMADGTLGAVEPTEGLVHRLRCLNCYESELPIRCRQVAMLLTDTENLAIGEIKGASYEIASQQQRVLYARQRVAQRREQLYRLTAKRDVDDSSALEISQARTLLYEAEGELVARVTALKLAETQLKRAQGVLALECGFAPSLCTEGCCNGPCTQCQPPTCCPDRCPCSRCKNL from the coding sequence ATGTCTGTACCGCAAAATGCTGTCATTCCGATCCTGCTCGCCGCAGCGATCGTAACGGGCTGCAAGTGCCCCAACGGGGGGTGCGTGCCTGCCACGCCGACGATCCCATGCCGCCAGGAACTGGGATTCGCCGACGGTGAGCCCCCCGAACTTGCCCGGCTGGTCCCCGAGTGCGCGACCGAGACCTGCATCGTTACGCCGCTGCCCACGCCGAGCGAGACCTACATGGTGCTCGCCCCCGACGAGTGCCAATGCACCGCGGCCGCCAACTGCAACACGGCCAACATGATCGAGCTCGAGCGACATTGGGCCAAGGTGATCATCGAGTGCGACTCGAAGTACGTGGCTCGCAATCAATGTCTGTTCCGCGACCTGTTGTCGCTCCACGCGATCGACCTGCGGAACAAGGCGGCTGCCGACGCCCTGACGGCCTACTATCAACTGGCCGGGCTCGAGGCCCAGTCGTTCTTCCTCGATCGTGCGATTGACGAGTCGCGCACGTCGCTCGAACGGGCCGAGGAGATCGAAAAGTCGGGCCTGCCGATCAGCGTCAATCGCGGCGACGTCGCGGCCAGCTATTACGACCTCCTCGACCGCCGCGTTCAACTCCAACTGCAGCGGCTGCAGCTCAACGGGCAGGTGAAGAAACTGGTCGGCTGCCCCGTCGAAGAACAGCCGTTCGTGTGGCCGCGGATCGATTGGCGACCCGACCTGACGCCGCGCGACCCGGCCGACGACGTCGCCGAGGGGCTGGCCACCCGCTACGACCTGCGAGGACTCTACCTGCTGCACTGCAATCTCGAGCGGCGCACCCTGCGTGTCGCTCGCGGAGTGCTGCAGATGGCCGACGGCACGCTCGGGGCGGTCGAGCCGACCGAAGGGCTCGTCCACCGGCTCCGGTGCTTGAATTGCTACGAGTCGGAACTGCCGATCCGCTGCCGACAGGTCGCCATGCTGCTCACCGACACCGAGAATCTTGCGATCGGCGAGATCAAAGGGGCGTCCTACGAAATCGCCTCGCAGCAGCAGCGCGTGCTGTACGCCCGACAGCGGGTCGCCCAACGCCGCGAGCAACTCTACCGGCTCACCGCCAAGCGGGACGTCGACGACTCCAGCGCCTTGGAGATCAGCCAGGCTCGCACCCTGCTCTACGAGGCGGAAGGCGAACTGGTCGCTCGGGTGACGGCCCTGAAGCTGGCCGAGACGCAACTCAAGCGGGCCCAGGGCGTGCTCGCGCTGGAGTGCGGTTTCGCCCCGTCGCTCTGCACCGAAGGCTGCTGCAACGGCCCATGCACCCAGTGCCAACCGCCGACCTGCTGCCCGGATCGCTGTCCCTGCTCGCGGTGCAAGAATTTGTAG
- a CDS encoding DUF1559 domain-containing protein: MPLLGPSRLRRTPARSAFTLVELLVVIAIIGVLVALLLPAIQAAREAARRMNCANNVRQLALATLNYESSKKRFPPAIMINPSATSQFRWSALARVLPYLEQANVASAFKFSDDYNATAAINGQPIRTLRIPGYICPSEARDEQRLDSTGAPEHYLANYAFNGGTWKFYDPVTNTPGDGAFCPGTGFTASNFSDGLSNTLMVAEVKGWQPYYRDGGQGTDAIPTQTSQICSLAGDFKADSGHTEWVDGRVHQGGFTATFPPNAQVLCTAGGQQYDVDFNSNRVGVDNTRPTYAAITSRSYHPGQVNAAMMDGSVTSIASDVDVIVWRALATRDGAEIATLD, translated from the coding sequence ATGCCGCTGCTTGGCCCCTCCCGTCTCCGCCGAACCCCCGCTCGTTCGGCCTTTACGCTCGTTGAACTCTTGGTGGTGATCGCCATCATTGGCGTGCTCGTGGCCCTGCTGCTGCCGGCGATCCAGGCCGCGCGCGAGGCGGCTCGCCGGATGAACTGCGCCAACAATGTCCGGCAGTTGGCGCTGGCGACGCTCAACTACGAGAGTTCCAAGAAGCGGTTTCCTCCGGCGATCATGATCAACCCGTCGGCGACCTCGCAATTCCGCTGGTCAGCCTTGGCGCGGGTGCTCCCCTACTTGGAGCAGGCGAACGTCGCTTCGGCGTTCAAATTCAGCGACGATTACAACGCGACCGCCGCCATCAACGGCCAGCCGATTCGCACGCTGCGGATTCCGGGTTACATCTGCCCGAGCGAGGCCCGGGATGAACAACGGCTGGACTCCACGGGCGCCCCCGAGCACTACCTTGCGAACTACGCCTTCAACGGCGGAACCTGGAAGTTCTACGATCCGGTGACGAACACCCCGGGGGACGGGGCTTTTTGTCCCGGCACAGGGTTCACGGCAAGCAACTTCAGCGACGGGTTGTCCAACACGCTCATGGTCGCCGAGGTGAAGGGATGGCAGCCCTACTACCGCGACGGCGGGCAAGGAACTGACGCGATCCCAACGCAGACGAGCCAGATCTGTTCGTTGGCTGGCGACTTCAAAGCCGATTCCGGGCACACCGAGTGGGTCGACGGCCGCGTCCATCAGGGGGGCTTCACTGCGACCTTCCCGCCGAACGCCCAAGTGCTCTGCACGGCGGGGGGGCAGCAGTACGACGTCGACTTCAACAGCAATCGGGTCGGGGTCGACAACACGCGGCCCACCTACGCCGCGATCACCTCGCGCAGCTACCACCCAGGACAGGTCAACGCGGCGATGATGGACGGCTCGGTCACGAGCATCGCCAGCGACGTCGACGTGATCGTCTGGCGAGCCTTGGCGACCCGCGACGGGGCAGAAATCGCGACGCTGGACTAA